Within Pseudomonas cichorii, the genomic segment ACCAGTTCGCGCAGCGAGCCTTGCTGCAATTGCGTCTGCACCTGCAACTCGGGCACCAGCCCCCAGCCGACACCCGCCTCTATCATCCGCACAAACCCTTCGGACGAAGGGCACAGATGATGCTCGAAACCGCCCTCGCACCCAAGCAGGGCAAGGTAGCGGTGCTGTAAAAAGTCATCGGGGCCAAACACAAGGGCCGCTGAACGCATCAGCTTTTCAGGGCTGACGCCTTCGGCGAAATACCGTTCGATGAACGCCGGGCTGGCCAGCGCACGATAGCGCATGGCACCCAGCAACTGGCTGCGGGCGCCGGCCACCGGTCGCTCGCTGCCACACAGGCAGGCGGCCACTTCACCGGCGCGCATGCGCTTGAGGCCGACGTCCTGATCCTCGACCACCAGATCCAGCAACAGACGTTGCTCGGCACAGAAGGCACCCACTGTCGGCGCCCACCAGGTCGCCAGACTGTCGGCATTGATCGCGATGCGCAGCCGTTCAGGCAGGCCATTTTCGTCCAGCGCAGGCACCAGGCCTTGCAGGTCACGTTCCAGCAGACGCACCTGCTGCACGTGGTTGAGCAGGCGTCTGCCGATATCGGTAGGCGTGGGTGGCGTGGCCCGTACCAGCACCGGCTGGCCAATGCGCGCTTCAAGCAGCTTGATGCGTTGCGAGACGGCCGACTGGGACAACCCCAATACCTGAGCGGCACGTTCAAAACCTGCCTGCTCAATGACAGCCGCCAGGGCTGACAGTAACTTGTAATCGAACATCAGTTTTCCTAATGAGGAATCAGGAATATTTGTTTTTCTTATACACCCAGAGGCCAGACAATCGCTACCTCTCCTCGGCATTGCGGAATTCATTTCATGTGGCAAAGTTACTTCAACGGCCTGTTGGTCGCGGGCGGCCTGATCATGGCCATCGGTGCACAGAATGCTTTTGTCCTGGCACAGGGACTGAGACGCGAACACCACGTGCCGGTGGCGATGCTGTGTATCCTCTGCGATGCGATTCTCGTCGCTGTAGGGGTTTTCGGTCTGGCGAATGTCCTGGTGCAGAACCCGACCTTGCTGGCGATCGCACGCTGGGGCGGCGTGATCTTCCTGACCTGGTACGGCGTGCAGGCCTTGCGTCGCGCCTGTTCGCGCCAGAGCCTTGAGCAAAGTGCGACCGCTGGCCAAAGATCGCGTCGTGCAGTGCTGCTCAGCGCTCTGGCAGTCACGCTGCTCAATCCGCACGTGTATCTCGATACGGTCCTGCTGATCGGCTCGCTGGGTGCGCAGCAAAGTGCGCCAGGCGCCTATGTCGCCGGTGCCGCCAGCGCTTCGTTTCTGTGGTTCTCGACCCTCGCCATCGGCGCGGCCTGGCTTGCCCCATGGCTGGCACGCCCGGCTACGTGGAGGCTGCTCGATCTGATGGTGGCAGTGATGATGTTCAGTGTGGCGGCACAATTGATCAGGGCTGACTGAAAGGCTTTTCCTTTTAGTGATAAATGGATACAACGGCTCTGGAACCTTTATCCCACACACTTGTTGCGTGGTTAAGCCGAAGGCCCGGTGCTATGATCCGGGGTCTGCGCCGCAAAAGAGTAAAAACTCCCGGTGCATGCTGTATACGGCCGCCCGTGATCGGCCTTGCGATTACCGCAATCGACCTGATAAGGAGATGAACCATGGCTTTTGAATTGCCACCTCTGCCCTACGCAAAAGACGCTCTGGTGCCGCACCTTACTGCTGAGACGCTGGAATATCACCACGACAAGCACCACAACACCTATGTCGTGAACCTGAACAACCTGGTGCCAGGCACCGAGTTTGAAGGCAAGACTCTGGAAGAAATCATCAAGACTTCTTCGGGCGGCATCTTCAACAACGCCGCTCAGGTCTGGAACCACACGTTCTACTGGGAATGCCTGTCGCCAAATGGCGGCGGCGAGCCAACCGGCGCTCTGGCCGATGCCATCACCGCTGCATTCGGCTCCTTCGAGAAATTCAAGGAAGAGTTCAGCAAAACCGCCATCGGCACTTTCGGTTCCGGTTGGGGCTGGCTGGTGAAGAAAGCTGACGGTTCCCTGGCTCTGGCCAGCACCATCGGTGCAGGCAACCCGCTGACCAGCGGCGACACCCCGCTGCTGACCTGCGACGTCTGGGAACACGCTTACTACATCGACTACCGCAACCTGCGTCCGAAGTACGTCGAAGCGTTCTGGAACCTGGTGAACTGGGACTTCGTGGCCAAGCAATACGCTGCCTGATTCCTGCTGTTTACAAAAAACCCGGCCATGCCGGGTTTTTTATTGTGTGCCATTCAGTCCTTTGATTTAAAAAGAAATACTGCGCCCTCCAGACCGACCTTGTCCGCCCTCCCGAATCCCGCCGGTAAATATCCTTCGCTTGCTATCGTTTTCATCAACGAAGACCCCGCCACTCAAGGCCTGCGTACCATCAATACGCTATTACGAGTGCAGACGTTCGCAACCAACAAGGGACTTACTCCATGTCATCGGTCAGTCGTCGTTCTTTCGTTACCCTCTCTGCCCTGGCCTGCACAAGCCTGGCACTCCCGCGAATCAGCTCAGCCGCTCCCGCAACCAAGCATCCTGCCGGCAATGACAGGATTCATCTCAACTTCAATGAAAGCCATCTAGGCCCTTCTCCCCTGGCACTTGAAAAAATGCAGGCTGGTGCAGCCTCGACAGGACGCTATCACTACGGCGCGCAATTGAAACTGATCGAGCTGTTTGCCAGACAGAATCAGATACCCAGTGATTACGTGCATGCCTACAGCGGCTCGCGTGAACCCTTGCAGTACGCCATTGCGGCCTTTACCGATGAGCACCGCAGCCTTACTCTCGCTACACCTTCCTATGATGCGCCCATCGAAGCGGCTAACAGCCAGCACGTCGCCTTTCATGAAGTCCCCCTGCTACCTGACGGGGCACATGATCTTGAGGCCATGTTGAAAGTCGACAAGACACCCGGCCTGATTTACATCTGTAACCCCAACAATCCCACCGGGACCGTGACACCCCAGCAGCAGATAGAAAAAGCCATACTCACCAAACCCGAAGGTTCAGTGGTGCTGATCGATGAGGCGTACATTCACTTCTCGGATGCCGCCAGCCTTGTTTCGCTGGCAGCCAGGCGCAAGGATGTTCTGGTCCTGCGCACCTTCTCCAAGCTCTATGGCATGGCGGGAGCCAGGCTGGGTCTGGCGGTAGGACATCCCGAACTGCTGGAGAAAATAGAAGTGTGGGGCGGCAACAATTTCGTCCCGCTGCCTGCGGCCATGGGCGGCATGGCCAGTCTTGAAGACCCTGACTTGGTAAGGCAGCGCAAGCAGCTCAATACCCGCGTACGCGAAGAAACCCGTGCCTTTCTCGCAAGCCATGGATTCACCTGCACGCCTTCCCAGGCCAATTGCTTCATGATAGATACCGGCCATGAGGCTGAGAGGGTCATCAAGGGATTGGCCAAACGCAATATTCTGATTGGCAGGAAATGGGATGTCTGGCCGACCTGGGTGCGAGTCAGCATTGGTACAGAGGCAGAAATGCAGGCATTTCGCCAAGCATTCCTCGAAGTCGTACAACAATTGGCCTGAGTTTTCCGGACCCAGCGCTCTGGGTCGGCTTTCTTCCCCCGCTTCGTGCCAGCGGGGGCATCCAGCCTCAACCTGACACGGCTGGTTTACATGTTGCCAGAAGGCAATAGCATACTAATATTACTTCTTGTATTTACAGAGTCATACTCAAGTTCCATGCATACTCGCCCGACACAGTAGAGTTGCCTGGATCCAACGCTACGCGCAGGCAGGACAAAGGAAGCAGAAATCGGCCTGATGAGTACACGCTCGTCACAGGGCTGACACAGCTGGTTTTTCGATGGGTGCAGGGTTGCACGCTCCCGGCACGAATTAAGGAATGACCATTTGAAGCTGGAACTCAAACACAGCTTGTCGGTTAAGTTGTTGCGCGTAGTACTGCTTTCAGCGCTGCTCGTGGGCGTTGTCTTGAGTTGCGCACAAATTGTCTACGATGCCTACAAGACCCACCAGAACGTGGCCAGTGATGCCGAACGTATTCTGGACATGTTCCGTGACCCGTCGACCCAGGCGGTGTACAGCCTGGACCGGGAAATGGGCATGCAGGTCATCGAAGGTCTGTTCCAGGATGACTCCGTTCGCATGGCCTCCATCGGGCACCCGAACGAAACGTTGCTCGCAGAAAAAGCGCGCCCTCTGAAAGATTCTCCCATTCGCTGGCTCACAGACATCATTCTTGGCCAGGAGCGCAGCTTCACGACCCAACTGGTCGGCCGCAGCCCCTACAGCGAATACTACGGTGATCTGCGCATCACGCTGGATACCGCCAACTATGGCGAGAGCTTTATCATCAATGCGGTGATCATTTTCGTGTCAGGGGTATTACGTGCCCTGGCCATGGGTCTGGTGTTGTATCTGGTCTATCACTGGCTGCTGACCAAGCCGCTGTCCCGAATCATCGAACACCTGACCAGCATCAACCCGGACCGCCCAAGCGAACACCTGCTGCCGCTGCTCAAGGGCCATGAAAAGAATGAGTTGGGTATCTGGGTCAATACCGCCAACCAGTTGCTGGCCTCCATCGAGCGCAATACCCACCTTCGCCACGAAGCGGAAAACAGCCTGCAGCGCATGGCCCAATACGACTTCCTGACCGGCCTGCCCAATCGCCTGCAATTACAGACACAACTGGACAAGATTCTGGTGGACGCCGGACGCCTGCAGCGTCGTGTCGCGGTGTTGTGTGTCGGCCTGGATGATTTCAAAGGCATCAACGAGCAGTTCAGTTATCAGACCGGCGACCAGTTGCTTCTGGCCCTGGCAGACCGGCTGCGCGCTCATAGCGGGCGACTGGGTGCTCTGGCACGCCTGGGTGGCGACCAGTTCGCTCTGGTTCAGGCCGATATCGAGCAGCCTTATGAAGCCGCAGAGCTGGCGCAGAATATTCTGGATGACCTTGAGGCGCCGTTCGCCCTGGATCTTCATGAAATCCGCCTGCGCGCAACCATCGGCATCACTTTGTTCCCGGAAGACGGCGACAGCACCGAGAAGCTGCTGCAGAAAGCCGAACAGACCATGACCCTGGCCAAGACACGCTCGCGCAACCGCTATCAGTTCTATATCGCCAGTGTCGACAGCGAAATGCGCCGCCGTCGCGAGCTGGAAAAAGACCTGCGCGAAGCCCTGCCCCGAGGCCAGCTATATCTGGTCTATCAGCCACAGATCAGCTATCGCGACCATCGGGTGATGGGCGTCGAGGCGTTGATCCGCTGGCAACACCCGGAGCACGGTCTGGTGCCGCCCGATGTCTTCATTCCGCTGGCAGAGCAGAACGGCACCATCATCGCCATCGGTGAGTGGGTGCTCGATCAGGCCTGTCGCCAGTTGCGGGAGTGGCACGATCAGGGCTTCACCGAACTGCGTATGGCGGTCAACCTGTCCACTGTGCAACTTCACCACTCGGAACTGCCCCGCGTGGTCAACAACCTGTTGCAGATCTACCGCCTGCCACCTCGCAGCCTGGAGCTGGAAGTCACCGAAACCGGCCTGATGGAAGACATCGACACCGCCGCCCAGCACTTGCTC encodes:
- a CDS encoding putative bifunctional diguanylate cyclase/phosphodiesterase; its protein translation is MKLELKHSLSVKLLRVVLLSALLVGVVLSCAQIVYDAYKTHQNVASDAERILDMFRDPSTQAVYSLDREMGMQVIEGLFQDDSVRMASIGHPNETLLAEKARPLKDSPIRWLTDIILGQERSFTTQLVGRSPYSEYYGDLRITLDTANYGESFIINAVIIFVSGVLRALAMGLVLYLVYHWLLTKPLSRIIEHLTSINPDRPSEHLLPLLKGHEKNELGIWVNTANQLLASIERNTHLRHEAENSLQRMAQYDFLTGLPNRLQLQTQLDKILVDAGRLQRRVAVLCVGLDDFKGINEQFSYQTGDQLLLALADRLRAHSGRLGALARLGGDQFALVQADIEQPYEAAELAQNILDDLEAPFALDLHEIRLRATIGITLFPEDGDSTEKLLQKAEQTMTLAKTRSRNRYQFYIASVDSEMRRRRELEKDLREALPRGQLYLVYQPQISYRDHRVMGVEALIRWQHPEHGLVPPDVFIPLAEQNGTIIAIGEWVLDQACRQLREWHDQGFTELRMAVNLSTVQLHHSELPRVVNNLLQIYRLPPRSLELEVTETGLMEDIDTAAQHLLSLRRSGALIAIDDFGTGYSSLSYLKSLPLDKIKIDKSFVQDLLDDDDDATIVRAIIQLGKSLGMQVIAEGVETSEQEAYIISEGCHEGQGYLYSKPLPGRDILPYLKQAQRSQVEA
- the ptaA gene encoding pyoverdine biosynthesis transaminase PtaA produces the protein MSSVSRRSFVTLSALACTSLALPRISSAAPATKHPAGNDRIHLNFNESHLGPSPLALEKMQAGAASTGRYHYGAQLKLIELFARQNQIPSDYVHAYSGSREPLQYAIAAFTDEHRSLTLATPSYDAPIEAANSQHVAFHEVPLLPDGAHDLEAMLKVDKTPGLIYICNPNNPTGTVTPQQQIEKAILTKPEGSVVLIDEAYIHFSDAASLVSLAARRKDVLVLRTFSKLYGMAGARLGLAVGHPELLEKIEVWGGNNFVPLPAAMGGMASLEDPDLVRQRKQLNTRVREETRAFLASHGFTCTPSQANCFMIDTGHEAERVIKGLAKRNILIGRKWDVWPTWVRVSIGTEAEMQAFRQAFLEVVQQLA
- a CDS encoding LysR family transcriptional regulator ArgP — translated: MFDYKLLSALAAVIEQAGFERAAQVLGLSQSAVSQRIKLLEARIGQPVLVRATPPTPTDIGRRLLNHVQQVRLLERDLQGLVPALDENGLPERLRIAINADSLATWWAPTVGAFCAEQRLLLDLVVEDQDVGLKRMRAGEVAACLCGSERPVAGARSQLLGAMRYRALASPAFIERYFAEGVSPEKLMRSAALVFGPDDFLQHRYLALLGCEGGFEHHLCPSSEGFVRMIEAGVGWGLVPELQVQTQLQQGSLRELVPERYIDVPLYWHHWRNGGQLLTRLTENLVQQASKWLVPLNDK
- a CDS encoding superoxide dismutase, with the protein product MAFELPPLPYAKDALVPHLTAETLEYHHDKHHNTYVVNLNNLVPGTEFEGKTLEEIIKTSSGGIFNNAAQVWNHTFYWECLSPNGGGEPTGALADAITAAFGSFEKFKEEFSKTAIGTFGSGWGWLVKKADGSLALASTIGAGNPLTSGDTPLLTCDVWEHAYYIDYRNLRPKYVEAFWNLVNWDFVAKQYAA
- a CDS encoding LysE/ArgO family amino acid transporter, producing the protein MWQSYFNGLLVAGGLIMAIGAQNAFVLAQGLRREHHVPVAMLCILCDAILVAVGVFGLANVLVQNPTLLAIARWGGVIFLTWYGVQALRRACSRQSLEQSATAGQRSRRAVLLSALAVTLLNPHVYLDTVLLIGSLGAQQSAPGAYVAGAASASFLWFSTLAIGAAWLAPWLARPATWRLLDLMVAVMMFSVAAQLIRAD